From one Pigmentibacter ruber genomic stretch:
- a CDS encoding flagellar basal body-associated FliL family protein — translation MAEKDEKKAEAKKDEKPKDPNEKEEKKSRLALFAGIGGVLLVALGVGGFFVFKTISGKKNTELAAQGTSHDDHDKKDSKDSKDDHGKKDEKKDDQAKKDEKKDEKKDDHGKKDEKKDEKKDDHGKKDEKKDDKKDDPNKKDDGKKEEPKGTANFGDTFMIPRLDLNLGNSIENRFIRIAIAIEYRGGENQGFELKKREAQIKDIVITAVTSKTRLVLISENGKENLRREILNRINEVTDRPVQNVYFTEFFVE, via the coding sequence ATGGCCGAAAAAGATGAGAAAAAAGCTGAGGCAAAGAAAGATGAAAAGCCTAAGGATCCTAATGAAAAAGAAGAGAAAAAAAGTCGTCTAGCTCTTTTTGCTGGTATTGGCGGTGTTTTGCTTGTGGCTCTTGGAGTAGGTGGTTTTTTTGTATTTAAAACCATTTCGGGAAAGAAAAACACTGAACTCGCAGCTCAAGGCACAAGTCATGATGATCATGACAAAAAAGATTCTAAAGACAGTAAAGATGACCATGGAAAAAAGGACGAAAAGAAAGACGATCAAGCTAAAAAAGACGAAAAAAAAGATGAGAAGAAAGATGATCATGGGAAGAAAGACGAAAAAAAAGATGAGAAGAAAGATGATCATGGGAAGAAAGATGAAAAAAAGGATGATAAAAAAGACGATCCAAATAAAAAAGATGATGGAAAAAAAGAAGAGCCTAAAGGAACAGCAAATTTTGGTGATACTTTTATGATCCCAAGACTAGATTTAAATCTAGGGAATTCAATTGAAAATAGATTCATTAGAATTGCAATTGCTATTGAATATCGAGGAGGAGAAAATCAAGGATTTGAATTAAAAAAACGGGAAGCTCAAATTAAAGATATTGTTATAACAGCTGTAACAAGTAAAACAAGATTAGTACTCATATCAGAAAATGGTAAAGAAAATCTTAGAAGAGAAATTTTAAATAGAATAAATGAAGTAACAGATAGGCCAGTTCAAAACGTGTATTTTACCGAATTCTTTGTGGAGTAA
- the fliM gene encoding flagellar motor switch protein FliM has protein sequence MDQVLSQNEVDALLNAVSDGRNDSDGGQKDASGIVHYDLANQDRIIRGRMPTLDIIHDRFIRLFRISLSAALRKVANIGVNSSGPIKFGEFMNSLPLPSCLNILRIEPLRGSAVMVIESKLLYALVDSLFGGSDVPYTKIEGKDFTQIEIKVARRVVMSAVDDLEKAWAPVFPLKITYSRTEINPQFVAIVPPSDVVISTAFDVELEKMSGSIKLVFPYSTLEPIKSKLSVGFQNEQLEVDHIWINRIKTQLMGTSVNMICNLGNCWINLRDLMELGKGDVLILDRDADKPLDIMIEGIHKFRGVPGIIRGNKAIKITEIIGDY, from the coding sequence ATGGATCAGGTATTAAGTCAGAATGAAGTCGACGCCTTATTAAATGCAGTTTCTGATGGAAGAAATGATAGCGATGGTGGACAAAAAGATGCATCAGGAATAGTTCATTATGATTTAGCAAATCAAGACAGAATTATTCGTGGGCGCATGCCAACGTTAGATATTATTCATGATCGTTTCATAAGATTGTTTCGTATTTCCTTATCAGCGGCATTGAGAAAAGTTGCAAATATTGGAGTGAATAGTTCGGGGCCAATTAAATTTGGCGAATTTATGAACTCCCTGCCCTTACCGAGTTGTCTTAATATTTTGAGAATAGAACCTCTTCGTGGTTCAGCAGTAATGGTTATTGAAAGTAAGTTACTTTATGCTTTGGTTGACAGTTTATTTGGAGGTTCTGATGTTCCTTACACAAAAATAGAAGGAAAAGATTTTACTCAAATAGAAATTAAAGTTGCCCGTCGTGTTGTAATGTCTGCTGTAGATGATCTTGAAAAAGCATGGGCACCAGTTTTCCCATTAAAAATAACTTATTCACGTACTGAAATTAATCCACAATTTGTTGCCATTGTTCCTCCTAGTGATGTTGTTATTTCAACAGCATTTGATGTCGAATTAGAAAAAATGAGTGGTTCAATAAAACTTGTGTTTCCTTATTCAACTCTTGAACCTATAAAATCAAAACTAAGCGTTGGATTTCAAAATGAGCAACTAGAAGTAGATCATATTTGGATAAATAGAATTAAAACTCAATTAATGGGTACCAGTGTAAATATGATTTGTAATTTAGGAAATTGTTGGATCAATTTAAGAGATTTAATGGAATTGGGTAAAGGGGATGTTCTTATTTTAGATAGAGATGCTGATAAACCTTTAGATATTATGATTGAAGGAATTCATAAATTTAGAGGAGTTCCTGGAATAATAAGAGGAAATAAAGCAATTAAAATAACAGAAATAATTGGAGATTATTAA